From a region of the Phaseolus vulgaris cultivar G19833 chromosome 6, P. vulgaris v2.0, whole genome shotgun sequence genome:
- the LOC137831439 gene encoding GDP-mannose transporter GONST2-like — MSSDFKLDIFYQHDPEEPGVGSAVISEKLLDERANAMHTARKQGNNFATNAERRAGNDRFLLKANKATISDNVSLDGEEKHHLLGSVKRSGPLISGAAYCISSCSMIMLNKIVLSGYNFDAGVSLMFYQNFISTLVVVLLALSGWVAVEKLSWRLIRAWIPVNVVFIGMLVSGMYSLKYINVAMVTILKNMTNILTAIGELYLFRKRQNPKVWTAMFMMIISAVSGGITDLSFDTVGYAWQIINCVLTASYSLTLRWVMDEAKRSTKSGSLKEVSMVLLNNLLSLPFAIILIFLFGEWHYVIHADVVKLPMFWVVATASGLLGLSISFTSMWFLHQTGPTTYSLVGSLNKIPITIAGILVFKVPLSVSNLFSILFGLFAGVLFARAKIS, encoded by the exons ATGTCGTCTGATTTTAAGTTAGACATTTTTTATCAGCATGACCCTGAAGAACCAGGGGTAGGCAGCGCCGTAATATCAGAAAAGTTACTAGATGAAAGAGCTAATGCCATGCACACAGCTCGCAAGCAAGGAAACAACTTTGCTACAAACGCAGAACGCAGAGCTGGGAATGATAG ATTTCTTCTGAAAGCAAATAAGGCTACAATCAGTGATAATGTCAGTCTTGATGGGGAGGAAAAACATCATTTGCTAGGATCAGTCAAGAGGTCTGGACCTCTTATATCTGGAGCAGCTTATTGCATTTCTTCTTGCTCCATGATAATGCTGAACAAAATTGTTCTATCAGGTTATAATTTCGATGCTGGAGTATCGTTGATGTTTTATCAA AACTTTATCAGTACTCTGGTTGTTGTTCTGCTGGCTCTCTCTGGTTGGGTTGCAGTTGAAAAGCTTAGCTGGAGGTTGATCAGGGCCTGGATCCCTGTGAATGTGGTCTTTATTGGCATGCTTGTCTCAGGCATGTATAG tttGAAATACATAAATGTTGCCATGGTGACAATTCTCAAGAACATGACAAATATCTTAACGGCAATTGGAGAATTATATTTATTTCGGAAACGTCAGAATCCCAAAGTTTGGACTGCAATGTTTATGATG ATTATCTCTGCTGTCAGTGGTGGTATCACAGATCTCTCCTTTGATACAGTTGGTTATGCCTGGCAGATTATCAACTGTGTTCTTACTGCAAGTTATTCA CTTACCCTTAGGTGGGTTATGGATGAAGCAAAAAGGTCAACAAAATCTGGATCTCTTAAAGAGGTGTCAATGGTGTTGCTGAACAATTTATTGTCCTTACCTTTTGCCATCATCTTGATTTTCCTTTTTGGCGAGTGGCATTATGTAATACATGC CGACGTCGTTAAACTACCGATGTTTTGGGTGGTTGCAACAGCCAGTGGATTGCTCGGACTCTCCATCAGCTTTACCTCAATGTGGTTCTTGCATCAAACTGGCCCTACAACTTATAG TCTTGTAGGCTCCTTGAACAAGATTCCAATCACTATTGCTGGCATTTTAGTGTTCAAAGTTCCTCTCAGTGTATCAAATTTATTCAGCATTTTGTTTG GTCTTTTTGCTGGTGTACTCTTTGCAAGAGCCAAGATATCTTGA
- the LOC137831440 gene encoding uncharacterized protein, whose translation MASSINTFFNKFLYLLILLLHLGCFLFTTTTAGGKKAPLSKKRKILPSSQPSSPSHPKFKTHKALSSSWHFIKHLLSTNSCKTPKTVTAQSSPQSTATASTTTVSAAAARSLVSLTQPDPDRKPPGSCPESDISADTNLFFPLRNDIFPCTACGEIFQKPHLLETHQTLKHAVSDLSGSDPGHNIVQIIFKSGWPESKPSPTITRILKIHNSPKILAKFEEYREVVKSKAARHGALTRRRDERCIADGNELMRFHCSTFLCDLGHSGDSSICSQQFCNICGIIKSGFSPKLDGIATLSTSWRAHVAIPDDVEREFSFMNVKRAMLVCRVIAGRVGSDSDDAEKADGGFDSVMARPDTGVYTRLDEEELLVFNPRAVLPCFVIVYSV comes from the coding sequence ATGGCATCATCCATTAACACCTTCTTCAACAAGTTCCTCTATCTCCTCATCCTCTTGCTCCACCTTGGCTGCTTCCTCTTCACCACCACCACCGCCGGAGGAAAAAAAGCACCGCTGTCAAAGAAACGCAAAATCTTACCTTCATCCCAACCTTCCTCCCCTTCCCACCCAAAATTCAAAACCCACAAAGCCCTGTCCTCTTCTTGgcatttcatcaaacacctccTTTCCACCAACTCCTGCAAAACCCCCAAAACTGTCACCGCCCAATCCTCCCCTCAATCCACCGCCACTGCCTCCACAACCACTGTCTCCGCCGCTGCAGCGCGCTCCCTCGTTTCACTAACACAACCCGACCCGGACAGAAAACCACCCGGGTCGTGTCCCGAATCTGACATCTCCGCCGACACCAACCTCTTCTTCCCTCTCCGCAACGACATATTCCCCTGCACCGCGTGCGGCGAGATCTTCCAGAAACCCCACCTCTTGGAAACCCACCAAACCCTCAAGCACGCGGTTTCGGACCTGTCCGGATCCGACCCGGGTCACAACATCGTCCAGATAATCTTCAAATCGGGTTGGCCCGAATCCAAACCCTCCCCCACCATAACCCGCATCCTCAAGATCCACAACAGCCCGAAGATCCTCGCGAAGTTCGAGGAGTACCGCGAGGTTGTCAAGTCCAAAGCGGCGCGTCACGGAGCCCTCACGCGCCGCCGAGACGAGCGCTGCATCGCCGACGGCAACGAGCTCATGCGCTTCCACTGCTCCACGTTTCTATGCGACTTGGGACACAGTGGGGATTCCTCAATTTGTTCGCAGCAATTTTGTAACATATGTGGAATTATTAAGTCAGGGTTTTCCCCGAAACTCGACGGAATTGCCACGCTGTCCACCAGCTGGCGGGCACACGTGGCTATCCCGGATGACGTGGAACGAGAATTCAGCTTCATGAATGTCAAACGGGCCATGCTCGTTTGTAGGGTCATTGCGGGTCGGGTTGGATCCGATTCAGACGACGCCGAAAAAGCTGATGGAGGTTTTGATTCGGTAATGGCGAGGCCAGATACTGGGGTTTACACCCGGCTCGATGAGGAGGAGTTGTTGGTGTTTAATCCTAGGGCTGTTCTTCCTTGCTTTGTGATTGTGTATAGTGTCTGA
- the LOC137833478 gene encoding uncharacterized protein: protein MKDTPTKSNLLLDELDEFDTDDHYDYRAQNKSNSLLDQFPVEIHPYIVDVVDVKADGHCGYRAIAALLGMGEDSWALVCMDLHEELCQWRQEYIDLFGGDAHYEYLKNSLLVDHMIGTNKWMTIPEMGYVIANRYNVILVCLSLKQSLTIFPLRSQPPTDFNHHSMICIGHVHGNHFVQVQLEEGCPIPPTDILWSTHSYPIAKAWSSCYSSQMQFFTQIMSISQHL, encoded by the exons ATGAAGGACACCCCGACTAAATCAAACTTATTGCTAGATGAACTTGATGAATTTGACACTGATGATCATTATGACTATCGTGCACAAAATAAATCAAACTCATTGCTAGATCAATTTCCTGTCGAAATTCATCCATACATTGTTGATGTGGTTGATGTTAAGGCTGATGGTCATTGTGGGTATCGTGCGATTGCTGCATTATTGGGTATGGGAGAGGACTCGTGGGCTCTTGTGTGCATGGACTTGCATGAAGAACTTTGTCAATGGCGGCAAGAATATATTGATTTGTTTGGCGGGGATGCACATTATGAGTATTTGAAGAATTCACTTCTTGTTGACCACATg attgGTACAAATAAGTGGATGACAATTCCAGAAATGGGATACGTTATTGCAAATCGATATAATGTGATTCTAGTGTGTTTATCTCTTAAACAATCATTGACTATTTTCCCATTAAGATCTCAACCTCCAACAGATTTTAATCACCACTCCATGATCTGTATTGGACATGTACATGGAAATCATTTTGTTCAG GTTCAGTTGGAAGAAGGTTGCCCGATTCCACCAACAGATATTTTGTGGTCTACTCATTCTTATCCAATCGCCAAAGCTTGGTCTTCATGTTATAGTAGTCAGATGCAATTTTTTACACAAATTATGTCTATTAGTCAACATTTATAG